The Sesamum indicum cultivar Zhongzhi No. 13 linkage group LG1, S_indicum_v1.0, whole genome shotgun sequence genome includes a window with the following:
- the LOC105168925 gene encoding zinc finger A20 and AN1 domain-containing stress-associated protein 8-like isoform X2, giving the protein MRSSGGCKASKTEKSEMEQNETGCQAPQAPILCVNNCGFFGTAATMNMCSKCYKDLVLKQEQAKLAASSIQNIVNGGPDAGGEDLDVTVITEAHTTLSEILAVPTESSSSNPANEKNEEVKGPKRCATCRKRVGLTGFGCRCGNMFCAVHRYSDKHECPFDYRSAGQEAIAKANPIVKAEKLDKI; this is encoded by the exons ATGCGAAGTTCTGGTGGCTGTAAAGCGAGCAAAACA GAAAAATCTGAAATGGAACAAAATGAGACTGGGTGCCAAGCTCCTCAAGCTCCAATCCTCTGTGTTAACAACTGTGGGTTCTTTGGGACAGCAGCAACTATGAATATGTGCTCCAAGTGTTACAAGGACCTTGTTTTGAAGCAAGAGCAGGCAAAGCTTGCTGCGTCATCCATCCAGAATATTGTTAATGGAGGTCCCGATGCTGGTGGCGAGGATTTAGATGTTACTGTAATTACTGAAGCACACACAACCTTGTCAGAGATTCTGGCAGTACCAACAGAATCATCCTCTTCAAATCCAgcaaatgagaaaaatgagGAAGTTAAAGGTCCAAAAAGGTGCGCCACCTGCAGGAAGCGCGTTGGTTTGACAGGTTTTGGTTGTCGGTGCGGCAATATGTTCTGTGCTGTCCATCGGTATTCCGACAAACATGAATGCCCCTTCGACTATCGGTCTGCTGGTCAGGAAGCTATAGCAAAGGCCAACCCCATTGTTAAGGCAGAAAAGCTTGACAAGATATAG
- the LOC105168925 gene encoding zinc finger A20 and AN1 domain-containing stress-associated protein 8-like isoform X3, giving the protein MEQNETGCQAPQAPILCVNNCGFFGTAATMNMCSKCYKDLVLKQEQAKLAASSIQNIVNGGPDAGGEDLDVTVITEAHTTLSEILAVPTESSSSNPANEKNEEVKGPKRCATCRKRVGLTGFGCRCGNMFCAVHRYSDKHECPFDYRSAGQEAIAKANPIVKAEKLDKI; this is encoded by the coding sequence ATGGAACAAAATGAGACTGGGTGCCAAGCTCCTCAAGCTCCAATCCTCTGTGTTAACAACTGTGGGTTCTTTGGGACAGCAGCAACTATGAATATGTGCTCCAAGTGTTACAAGGACCTTGTTTTGAAGCAAGAGCAGGCAAAGCTTGCTGCGTCATCCATCCAGAATATTGTTAATGGAGGTCCCGATGCTGGTGGCGAGGATTTAGATGTTACTGTAATTACTGAAGCACACACAACCTTGTCAGAGATTCTGGCAGTACCAACAGAATCATCCTCTTCAAATCCAgcaaatgagaaaaatgagGAAGTTAAAGGTCCAAAAAGGTGCGCCACCTGCAGGAAGCGCGTTGGTTTGACAGGTTTTGGTTGTCGGTGCGGCAATATGTTCTGTGCTGTCCATCGGTATTCCGACAAACATGAATGCCCCTTCGACTATCGGTCTGCTGGTCAGGAAGCTATAGCAAAGGCCAACCCCATTGTTAAGGCAGAAAAGCTTGACAAGATATAG
- the LOC105168940 gene encoding uncharacterized protein LOC105168940, which translates to MDGDDRTFRVNFTSEGVGRLRERVKEKLKEFMGDYTDDTLVEYVIVLLKNGRRKDEAKSELNVFLGDDSDSFVNWLWDHLGSNLNSYVQQRELHPDGAPKTRSSTGEQDGRTEFHQIESDAEKGKNTSGKRRNREWRGLKDANENETSLHHSFMDDNVNAQDEPREQDVRNELHQIESDAEKGKKASGKRRNREWKGLKDVNENETTLHYSFLDDTVNAQDEHHQRVGRTKRSLSPRPTIEKKRRRHGERQPKKREVSQTTVSAPRRLLQFAVRDAVATSRPSNSTMEPSSKRLRSVVSTSTEDAVLEERPQRRVVPEMRTAMSAAIRAVEEAVKDVRKVRSSRNVFDRLGHATNVSNSTNHLEEHRGLAEDGVVEDFSDERVDIDLAYQRQNGDSMRQAENSSFHDDAIVSSDLGYDGEGYDADIMVQRAMDIHLPGTSGVEWVEDPLIQYRATDGADERMRRPRKDLHQAPAVPGTFLKNTSSVGPSDRKPQYQEVTEVLEMENHKKLQDNDMVAAKSQVWLMKENSNPRVTFNGNAKSDTGPQHESQKTQTSTGLYPTGPPTEDADSRTIFVSNVHFAATKDSLSRHFNKFGEVLKVIILTDPATGQPKGSAYIEFMRKEAAEQALSLDGTSFMSRIVKIVRKSSAQLEAASAVAWPRIARASPFPVPRFGRSPFARGVPSSYRARMPIKPGARSFQWKREAQPTEALGQVSSSIVPPPPSRSLTYVRPEPKTEAKTNESSSTL; encoded by the exons ATGGATGGAGATGATCGGACATTTAGGGTTAATTTCACAAGTGAAGGTGTTGGAAGGCTTCGCGAACGAGTCAAGGAGAAGCTCAAGGAGTTTATGGGTGACTATACTGATGACACTCTCGTG GAGTATGTGATAGTTCTGCTAAAAAATGGTAGGCGTAAGGATGAAGCGAAGAGTGAGTTGAATGTATTTCTGGGAGATGACAGCGACTCATTTGTTAATTG GCTGTGGGACCACCTGGGTTCTAATCTAAATTCATATGTGCAACAACGGGAACTTCATCCAGATGGAGCCCCCAAAACAAGATCCTCGACGGGGGAGCAGGATGGGAGAACTGAGTTCCATCAGATTGAATCTGATGCtgagaaagggaaaaatacaTCTGGAAAGCGTCGCAACAGGGAATGGAGAGGGCTAAAAGATGCGAATGAAAATGAGACCTCGCTTCATCACAGCTTTATGGATGACAACGTAAATGCCCAGGATGAACCTCGGGAGCAGGATGTGAGAAATGAGTTGCATCAGATTGAATCTGATGCTGAGAAAGGGAAAAAGGCATCTGGAAAGCGTCGCAATCGGGAATGGAAAGGGCTGAAGGATGTGAATGAAAATGAGACCACGCTTCATTACAGCTTTTTGGATGACACTGTAAATGCCCAGGATGAACATCATCAGAGAGTTGGTCGTACTAAACGATCTCTTTCTCCTCGGCCGAcaattgagaagaaaagaaggcGACATGGGGAGCGACAACCAAAGAAG AGGGAAGTTTCTCAAACAACTGTGAGCGCACCACGAAGACTGCTTCAATTTGCTGTTCGAGATGCTGTTGCTACTTCTAGGCCATCCAATTCAACAATGGAGCCTTCATCCAAGCGCCTACGCTCTGTGGTTTCTACTTCAACAGAGGATGCTGTTCTCGAAGAACGCCCTCAGAGACGTGTGGTACCGGAAATGCGCACTGCAATGTCGGCGGCTATTAGAGCTGTGGAAGAAGCGGTCAAAGATGTGAGAAAAGTTAGATCCTCCCGCAATGTGTTTGATAGGCTTGGTCATGCTACTAATGTTTCAAACAGTACCAATCATCTAGAAGAACATAGAGGTCTTGCTGAAGACGGAGTAGTTGAAGATTTCAGTGATGAAAGAGTGGATATTGATTTAGCTTATCAGCGACAAAATGGTGACAGTATGCGGCAAGCAGAAAACTCATCTTTTCATGATGACGCCATTGTGTCTTCTGATTTGGGATATGATGGTGAAGGTTATGATGCTGATATAATGGTTCAAAGAGCCATGGATATACATCTGCCAGGCACATCTGGTGTAGAGTGGGTAGAGGACCCCCTAATTCAGTATAGGGCGACAGATGGAGCTGATGAAAGAATGCGCAGACCACGTAAAGATTTGCATCAAGCTCCAGCTGTGCCTGGtacatttcttaaaaatactTCATCAGTCGGTCCAAGTGACCGAAAACCTCAATATCAGGAGGTGACAGAGGTACTCGAGATGGAGAATCACAAAAAGTTGCAAGATAATGATATGGTGGCTGCTAAATCCCAGGTGTGGTTGATGAAGGAGAACAGCAATCCCAGAGTAACTTTTAACGGAAAT GCAAAATCTGACACTGGTCCTCAACATGAATCTCAGAAGACTCAGACATCAACTG GTTTGTATCCAACTGGTCCACCTACAGAAGATGCTGATTCAAGGACTATCTTTGTTAGCAAT GTTCATTTTGCTGCCACTAAGGATAGCCTTTCACGACACTTCAACAAGTTTGGAGAAGTCctaaaagtgataattttaactGATCCGGCTACCGGACAACCAAAGGG GTCTGCGTATATAGAATTTATGAGAAAAGAAGCAGCCGAGCAGGCTTTATCTTTGGATGGCACCTCTTTTATGTCTCGCATTGTCAAG ATTGTAAGGAAGAGCTCTGCTCAACTTGAAGCTGCATCTGCTGTGGCTTGGCCACGTATTGCTCGAGCATCGCCATTTCCCGTTCCCAGGTTCGGCAGAAGTCCTTTTGCTAGAGGTGTCCCCAGTTCATACAGGGCGCGCATGCCAATTAAGCCTGGTGCAAGAAGTTTCCAGTGGAAGCGGGAGGCTCAGCCTACTGAGGCTTTAGGTCAGGTCTCCAGCAGTATTGTTCCACCGCCCCCTAGCCGTAGTCTCACATATGTTCGACCCGAACCTAAAACAGAAGCCAAGACAAATGAAAGTTCTAGCACTCTGTAG
- the LOC105168925 gene encoding zinc finger A20 and AN1 domain-containing stress-associated protein 8-like isoform X1: protein MEVEEESLMEGTLHGDGGWDGVYLALKIHLLVQEGPSSSCNVENFISKISMCHVYVLEKSEMEQNETGCQAPQAPILCVNNCGFFGTAATMNMCSKCYKDLVLKQEQAKLAASSIQNIVNGGPDAGGEDLDVTVITEAHTTLSEILAVPTESSSSNPANEKNEEVKGPKRCATCRKRVGLTGFGCRCGNMFCAVHRYSDKHECPFDYRSAGQEAIAKANPIVKAEKLDKI, encoded by the exons ATGGAGGTAGAGGAAGAGAGTTTGATGGAAGGCACGTTACATGGAGACGGTGGGTGGGATGGGGTGTATTTGGCCCTGAAGATCCATCTCCTAGTGCAAGAAGGCCCTTCATCGTCCTGTAACGTGGAGAACTTCATATCCAAAATATCCATGTGTCATGTCTATGTGCTG GAAAAATCTGAAATGGAACAAAATGAGACTGGGTGCCAAGCTCCTCAAGCTCCAATCCTCTGTGTTAACAACTGTGGGTTCTTTGGGACAGCAGCAACTATGAATATGTGCTCCAAGTGTTACAAGGACCTTGTTTTGAAGCAAGAGCAGGCAAAGCTTGCTGCGTCATCCATCCAGAATATTGTTAATGGAGGTCCCGATGCTGGTGGCGAGGATTTAGATGTTACTGTAATTACTGAAGCACACACAACCTTGTCAGAGATTCTGGCAGTACCAACAGAATCATCCTCTTCAAATCCAgcaaatgagaaaaatgagGAAGTTAAAGGTCCAAAAAGGTGCGCCACCTGCAGGAAGCGCGTTGGTTTGACAGGTTTTGGTTGTCGGTGCGGCAATATGTTCTGTGCTGTCCATCGGTATTCCGACAAACATGAATGCCCCTTCGACTATCGGTCTGCTGGTCAGGAAGCTATAGCAAAGGCCAACCCCATTGTTAAGGCAGAAAAGCTTGACAAGATATAG